In Paraburkholderia terrae, a genomic segment contains:
- a CDS encoding glutathione S-transferase family protein gives MLKILGKASSINVRKVLWTCAELNLQFEREDWGTGFQSTHTPEFLSLNPNGLVPVIKDADLVLWESNTIIRYLASRYGGAHLYPADPLMRAPVDQWMDWQATDLNRSWSYAFLALVRQSAAHQAEKEVATSIASWTAHMRILNGQLLATGAFVAGTQFSLADIPVGLSVNRWFRTPFEHAQFPAVSEYFERLSDRPGFGAYCANGLP, from the coding sequence ATGCTCAAGATCCTTGGAAAGGCGTCATCCATTAACGTTCGAAAGGTGCTGTGGACTTGCGCCGAACTGAATCTTCAGTTCGAGCGGGAGGATTGGGGAACCGGGTTCCAATCCACGCACACCCCAGAGTTTCTCTCGCTGAACCCAAACGGTCTGGTGCCCGTCATCAAGGACGCAGACCTCGTTCTCTGGGAGTCGAACACCATCATCCGCTACCTCGCGTCGCGTTACGGCGGCGCGCATCTCTATCCGGCAGATCCACTGATGCGCGCGCCCGTCGATCAATGGATGGACTGGCAGGCAACGGATCTCAACCGCTCGTGGAGCTACGCGTTTCTCGCGCTGGTCCGGCAGTCGGCTGCGCATCAGGCGGAGAAGGAAGTCGCGACGTCGATCGCCAGCTGGACGGCGCACATGCGCATATTGAACGGGCAGTTGCTGGCAACCGGCGCATTCGTTGCCGGAACGCAGTTCTCGCTCGCTGACATTCCCGTGGGATTGTCCGTCAACCGCTGGTTCCGCACGCCATTCGAACACGCGCAATTCCCGGCCGTATCGGAGTACTTCGAGCGTTTGAGCGACCGTCCGGGCTTCGGAGCCTATTGCGCAAACGGGTTGCCATAA
- a CDS encoding O-methyltransferase: MRDMPVSTSPVSPIKDERVNQVLQRLNASRRFPGSEAFGGPSGNDPEAFADYGFSIHPDQGELMYVLCRGMRATRVVDFATSIGMSALYLAAAMRDNGGGLVIGSELVASKAEIARQNLTEAGLAQYADIRVGDARQTLRDVGGPIDFALIDGWSLPDGPSLARTVVELIAPQLRVGGYILNDNAEPDFLEYIRDPANGFISVTLPIKRGTELALKIS, translated from the coding sequence ATGAGAGACATGCCTGTATCCACATCGCCCGTCAGTCCCATCAAGGACGAACGCGTCAATCAGGTGCTGCAGCGTTTGAACGCGTCGCGCCGCTTTCCTGGCAGCGAGGCGTTCGGCGGGCCGTCGGGCAACGATCCGGAGGCTTTCGCCGACTACGGCTTTTCGATTCATCCCGATCAGGGCGAGTTGATGTACGTGCTCTGTCGCGGGATGCGCGCCACGCGAGTCGTTGACTTTGCAACTTCAATCGGCATGTCCGCGCTGTATCTGGCGGCGGCCATGCGCGACAACGGTGGCGGGCTGGTGATCGGATCGGAGCTGGTTGCTTCGAAGGCGGAAATCGCGCGTCAGAATCTGACTGAGGCAGGGCTCGCGCAATATGCCGATATCCGTGTCGGCGATGCGCGGCAAACGCTGCGCGACGTCGGCGGTCCGATCGACTTCGCGTTGATCGACGGCTGGTCGCTGCCGGATGGGCCGTCGCTCGCGCGCACGGTGGTCGAACTGATCGCGCCGCAATTGCGCGTCGGCGGATACATCCTGAACGACAATGCCGAGCCCGATTTCCTCGAGTACATTCGCGACCCGGCCAACGGATTCATTTCGGTTACTCTGCCGATCAAGCGCGGAACCGAACTGGCGCTGAAGATCAGTTGA
- a CDS encoding TonB-dependent hemoglobin/transferrin/lactoferrin family receptor, with translation MRFKRCLVKYVVPAVIAKTCGAYASLALADQATADPSSQHNENTDKTSAARRDEALKAVSVTANRLGTADLNRTAATVSVITSDDIDDTNAKDVKDALKYEPGVEVRRQAYRPSGITGSSGRAGNEGINIRGLEGNQVLLLEDGIPLPQSYAFGSGSAGRADYLNTDLYQRIEVLRGPTSALYGSDGLTGAVNFVTKDPDDLLSIYNKPTYFSLKSGYDSTDRSWGSTAMAAFGGETIQGLVALSGRHGHETDNMGTSNTLGATRSTPDPLTYNNRSALGKIVVKPTSRDTFKLTAETLNNANSSDGLSQLNGAYTWSGYTANRYYTENEVTSNRVQLDYDHHDATNPWFQQLHASLYYRNAATRQTLDIDGTNTAGASASRTRVNNYGDNIVGGSVAADSAFRTGVLQHRLTYGIDASVSHYSTSSSAGSEWTATDGYPEAFPKTTQTNLGIFAQDEIRWNKLSIVPGLRFDYYRMTPHPDATYDTASAGSTEPTTTSSGNAVSPRLALLYEVTPAFVPYVQYAHGFRAPSAYQVNSYYNPVGSYGLYYQQVGNPNLKPETSNSIEAGLRGKLGVGHGQVTYSTAAFAGRYKNFIDTKVVGGSMTSATNPYTVQYVNYSKASIHGVEAKADWIVNDSLEVKGGMAWIKGTETNDDTTTGLDTVPPLAVVLGVNYTHGERWFVGADMIYNSRKDKSDMSSSSYYSTPSYTIFDLHAGYKITKHVSVTAGIDNLFDRKYWIWNDVRGLADSDGYAKISALTAPGRNFNVGMKIDF, from the coding sequence ATGCGTTTCAAACGATGTCTCGTCAAATACGTCGTGCCGGCTGTCATCGCCAAAACCTGCGGGGCTTATGCAAGCCTCGCGCTTGCCGATCAGGCCACGGCCGACCCGTCGTCGCAGCACAACGAAAACACGGACAAGACCAGCGCGGCGCGCCGCGACGAAGCCCTCAAGGCGGTGAGCGTCACGGCGAACCGCCTCGGCACAGCGGACCTGAACCGGACGGCCGCCACTGTATCGGTGATCACCAGCGACGATATCGACGACACCAACGCCAAAGACGTCAAGGACGCGCTCAAGTATGAGCCTGGCGTCGAAGTGCGGCGCCAGGCATATCGGCCATCGGGTATCACCGGGTCGTCGGGGCGCGCGGGCAATGAAGGAATCAACATCCGCGGCCTGGAAGGCAACCAGGTGTTGCTGCTCGAAGACGGCATTCCGCTGCCGCAATCGTACGCATTCGGCTCGGGCTCGGCGGGACGCGCGGACTATCTGAACACCGACCTGTATCAACGTATCGAAGTGTTGCGCGGCCCGACTTCGGCGCTCTATGGCAGCGACGGCCTGACAGGCGCGGTCAACTTCGTCACCAAAGATCCCGATGACCTGCTCTCCATCTACAACAAGCCGACTTACTTTTCGCTCAAATCGGGCTACGACTCGACCGACCGCAGTTGGGGTTCGACGGCCATGGCCGCGTTCGGCGGCGAGACGATTCAGGGCCTCGTCGCGCTGAGCGGTCGCCACGGTCACGAGACCGACAACATGGGCACAAGCAACACGCTGGGCGCCACCCGCTCGACGCCCGATCCGCTGACGTACAACAATCGCAGCGCGCTCGGCAAGATCGTCGTCAAGCCGACGAGCCGCGACACGTTCAAGCTGACGGCCGAAACGCTCAACAACGCGAACTCCAGCGACGGCCTCTCGCAACTGAACGGCGCCTACACCTGGAGCGGCTACACCGCCAACCGTTACTACACGGAAAACGAGGTGACGAGCAACCGCGTCCAGCTCGACTACGATCACCACGATGCGACGAACCCGTGGTTCCAGCAGCTCCACGCATCGCTCTACTACCGCAACGCCGCCACACGGCAGACGCTCGACATCGACGGCACCAATACGGCAGGCGCGTCGGCAAGCCGCACACGCGTCAACAACTATGGTGACAACATCGTCGGCGGCAGCGTCGCGGCGGATAGCGCGTTCAGGACGGGCGTTCTGCAGCATCGCCTGACGTATGGCATCGACGCCAGCGTGTCGCACTACAGCACGTCCAGTTCCGCGGGCTCCGAATGGACGGCGACGGATGGTTATCCGGAAGCGTTCCCGAAGACGACGCAAACCAACCTCGGCATCTTTGCGCAAGACGAGATACGCTGGAACAAGCTGAGCATCGTGCCGGGCCTGCGCTTCGACTACTACCGGATGACGCCGCATCCCGACGCAACGTATGACACCGCTAGCGCAGGCTCGACCGAACCGACCACGACGTCGAGCGGCAATGCCGTTTCGCCGCGCCTCGCGCTGCTGTATGAGGTCACGCCCGCCTTCGTGCCGTACGTGCAGTACGCACATGGATTCCGCGCGCCGTCCGCGTATCAGGTCAATAGCTATTACAACCCGGTCGGCTCGTATGGCCTCTATTACCAGCAGGTCGGCAATCCCAACCTGAAGCCCGAAACGAGCAACTCCATCGAAGCCGGCCTGCGCGGCAAGCTCGGCGTCGGCCACGGCCAGGTCACCTACAGCACGGCCGCGTTTGCAGGTCGATACAAGAACTTCATCGATACCAAGGTGGTTGGCGGCAGCATGACGTCGGCGACCAATCCGTACACCGTGCAGTACGTGAACTACTCGAAGGCGTCGATTCACGGCGTCGAAGCGAAAGCGGACTGGATCGTCAACGACAGCCTCGAAGTGAAAGGCGGGATGGCCTGGATCAAGGGCACGGAAACCAACGACGACACGACCACCGGCCTCGACACGGTACCGCCGCTCGCCGTCGTGCTAGGCGTCAACTACACGCATGGCGAGCGCTGGTTCGTCGGCGCGGACATGATCTACAACTCGCGCAAGGACAAGTCGGACATGTCGAGCTCGAGCTATTACTCGACGCCCTCTTACACCATTTTCGACCTTCACGCGGGCTACAAGATCACTAAACACGTGAGCGTGACTGCGGGCATCGACAACCTGTTCGACCGCAAATACTGGATCTGGAATGACGTACGCGGCCTCGCCGACAGCGACGGCTACGCGAAGATCAGCGCGCTCACCGCGCCGGGCCGCAACTTCAACGTCGGCATGAAGATCGATTTCTGA
- a CDS encoding hemin-degrading factor, translating to MNATQQRYTTDAASLATLRHDFLHVRATQKLRQREAAAALGVTEGEALAAFVGEHVVRLDDRLIELFESMPTLGSVMILTRNEAAVHEKDGAFEKMSHEGPTGLALGSAIDLRMFYSKWASAFAVREPLEQGTRHSIQVFDAQGRAVTKIYLRGHSDHQAFDALVERHKASVQTPGLVVAPAQPPAATTPDEQIDVDAFRHAWTSMTDTHQFFPLLRKFNVGRTQALRFAPPDYAWRVGKDSIGTLLTSAAQTSLPIMVFVGNGGMIQIHTGPVSTIRTMGPWLNVLDPDFNLHLRTDLIDSIWVVRKPTSDGIVTSVELYDAQGENIALLFGARKTGNPELPAWRALVDTLTRDETTDATAGACEA from the coding sequence ATGAACGCTACACAGCAACGCTATACGACCGACGCCGCTTCGCTCGCCACGCTTCGGCACGACTTCCTCCACGTTCGCGCGACCCAGAAGCTGCGTCAACGTGAAGCCGCTGCGGCGCTCGGCGTGACCGAAGGCGAAGCGCTGGCCGCTTTCGTCGGCGAACACGTCGTACGCCTCGACGACAGATTGATCGAGCTATTCGAATCGATGCCGACGCTCGGCTCCGTGATGATCCTGACGCGCAACGAAGCCGCCGTACACGAAAAGGACGGCGCCTTCGAGAAGATGAGCCATGAAGGCCCGACAGGACTTGCGCTCGGCAGCGCGATCGATCTGCGGATGTTCTACAGCAAGTGGGCCTCGGCGTTCGCGGTGCGCGAGCCGCTCGAACAAGGCACGCGTCACAGCATCCAGGTTTTCGATGCACAGGGCCGCGCCGTCACGAAGATCTATTTGCGCGGGCACAGCGACCATCAGGCGTTCGATGCGCTCGTCGAGAGGCACAAGGCTTCCGTGCAGACGCCAGGTCTCGTGGTCGCGCCGGCACAACCGCCCGCTGCGACCACGCCCGACGAACAAATCGACGTCGACGCGTTCCGCCACGCGTGGACGTCAATGACGGACACGCATCAGTTCTTTCCGCTGCTGCGCAAATTCAATGTCGGACGCACGCAGGCGCTGCGGTTCGCGCCGCCCGATTACGCGTGGCGCGTCGGCAAGGATTCGATTGGCACGCTGCTGACGTCGGCGGCGCAGACGTCGCTGCCCATCATGGTGTTCGTCGGCAATGGCGGCATGATCCAGATTCACACGGGCCCGGTTTCGACGATACGCACGATGGGCCCATGGCTCAATGTGCTCGACCCCGACTTTAATCTGCATCTGCGTACCGATCTGATCGACAGCATCTGGGTCGTGCGCAAGCCGACCAGCGACGGCATCGTCACCTCCGTTGAGCTTTACGACGCGCAGGGCGAGAACATCGCGTTGCTGTTCGGCGCGCGCAAAACCGGCAATCCGGAACTGCCCGCATGGCGCGCGCTCGTCGACACACTGACGCGCGACGAAACGACAGATGCGACTGCGGGAGCCTGCGAAGCATGA
- a CDS encoding heme/hemin ABC transporter substrate-binding protein produces the protein MSNDHFNADRRKLMAGLGALTLASFARPARSAETKGMGSRAQRVIVVGGAIAEVVYALGKAQTLVATDTTCTFPSQALALPKVGYQRTLSTEGLLSFRPTLILASAEAGPPSALDQASRMGVRIVSFDESHDVASVRNKIQGTARALDAAAAGQTLLERFDSQWTQTAQRIARAQRKPLRVLFLLNPGGNQPMVAGQHTAADAMLTYAGATNAIRDFAGYRALSPEALAACQPDVVLTTDDTLQASGGKQNLLAGAGFQLTPAGRDGCVVSLDTLFLLGFGPRLPDAVAELHRRLFTS, from the coding sequence ATGAGCAACGACCACTTCAACGCAGACCGGCGAAAGCTGATGGCCGGTCTCGGCGCGCTGACGCTTGCATCGTTCGCGCGACCTGCGCGGTCCGCCGAAACGAAAGGAATGGGAAGCCGCGCGCAACGCGTGATCGTCGTTGGCGGCGCGATTGCGGAAGTCGTCTATGCGCTCGGCAAGGCACAAACGCTCGTCGCCACCGACACGACATGCACGTTTCCATCGCAGGCGCTGGCGCTGCCGAAGGTCGGCTATCAGCGCACGCTGTCCACCGAAGGACTGCTTTCCTTCCGGCCGACGCTGATTCTCGCGTCGGCGGAGGCAGGACCGCCGTCGGCTCTCGATCAGGCGAGCAGGATGGGCGTGCGGATCGTCAGCTTTGATGAGTCGCATGATGTAGCGTCCGTGCGTAACAAGATCCAGGGCACGGCGCGTGCGCTCGATGCAGCAGCCGCCGGACAGACCTTGCTCGAACGCTTCGACAGCCAGTGGACGCAGACGGCGCAACGCATCGCCCGCGCGCAGCGCAAGCCCTTGCGCGTGTTGTTCCTGCTCAATCCAGGCGGCAATCAACCGATGGTCGCAGGCCAGCACACAGCCGCCGATGCAATGCTGACGTATGCGGGCGCAACCAACGCGATTCGGGACTTCGCGGGATACCGGGCCTTGTCGCCGGAAGCGCTCGCCGCATGTCAGCCCGACGTGGTGCTGACCACCGACGACACCTTGCAGGCGTCGGGTGGCAAGCAGAATCTGCTGGCGGGCGCGGGGTTCCAGTTGACGCCCGCAGGCCGTGACGGCTGCGTCGTTTCGCTCGATACGCTGTTCCTGCTGGGATTCGGTCCACGCCTGCCTGATGCCGTAGCCGAACTCCATCGCCGATTGTTCACTTCCTGA
- a CDS encoding FecCD family ABC transporter permease, which translates to MRRAFATFRRARPHVITYAGMAALLLVLAVAMLAALCFGAYPISPATLWDSLSASSSTDRAVAVLVQLRAPRVALAVMVGAGFGAVGSALQALFRNPLADPGLIGVSSGAALGASLMIVSGSTLFARFGARADEAIACAAFLGAMTVTVLVYRLGSSQGRVQLSVLLLSGIAANALAGAIIGMLSYVASDAQLRSLTFWSLGSLGSAQWQTLGAIAPFVAAGIALIAMNAQTLNLMQLGESEAHYLGVRVRRVKRITLLAAALVVGALVSCTGQIGFIGLVAPHCVRLACGPDQRRVLPASALLGAILTVLADLAARTIAAPAELPLGILTAMIGAPFFLLLIVRQRRLLGD; encoded by the coding sequence ATGCGCCGCGCGTTCGCCACGTTCAGACGCGCGAGGCCACACGTCATCACGTATGCAGGCATGGCCGCGCTGTTGCTCGTGCTCGCTGTTGCCATGCTCGCGGCGCTCTGCTTCGGCGCCTATCCGATCTCGCCCGCGACACTGTGGGACAGCCTGTCGGCGTCTTCCTCAACGGACCGCGCCGTCGCGGTGCTCGTGCAATTGCGCGCGCCGCGCGTCGCGCTCGCCGTGATGGTCGGTGCGGGCTTCGGCGCAGTCGGCAGCGCGCTGCAGGCGCTGTTTCGAAACCCGCTCGCCGACCCGGGATTGATCGGCGTTTCGAGCGGCGCGGCGCTCGGTGCATCGCTGATGATCGTCTCGGGATCGACGCTGTTTGCGCGCTTCGGCGCGCGCGCCGACGAGGCCATCGCGTGTGCGGCGTTCCTCGGCGCAATGACCGTCACGGTGCTCGTATATCGGCTTGGCTCATCGCAAGGACGCGTGCAGTTGTCCGTGTTGCTGCTTTCGGGCATTGCGGCCAACGCGCTGGCTGGCGCGATCATCGGCATGTTGAGCTACGTTGCCTCCGATGCGCAGCTTCGCTCGCTCACGTTCTGGAGCCTCGGCAGCCTCGGCTCGGCCCAGTGGCAAACGCTCGGCGCAATCGCGCCGTTCGTGGCGGCCGGAATCGCGTTGATCGCGATGAACGCGCAGACGCTCAACCTGATGCAGCTTGGGGAAAGCGAAGCGCATTATCTCGGCGTCCGCGTGCGTCGCGTGAAGCGGATCACGTTGCTCGCGGCTGCGCTGGTCGTCGGCGCGCTTGTTTCATGTACCGGGCAAATCGGCTTCATTGGTCTCGTTGCGCCACACTGCGTGCGGCTCGCATGCGGTCCCGACCAGCGACGCGTGCTGCCCGCCTCGGCCTTGCTGGGCGCCATTCTCACAGTACTCGCCGATCTCGCTGCGCGCACCATCGCGGCGCCCGCGGAGTTGCCGCTCGGCATTCTGACCGCGATGATCGGCGCGCCGTTCTTCCTGCTGCTGATCGTGCGTCAACGACGTCTGCTCGGCGACTGA
- a CDS encoding ATP-binding cassette domain-containing protein, with translation MLSIKNLQVAWRDNAILQDVSLSIRPGEFVVVLGRNGAGKSTLLKALAGDFALRGKTGAAYRADLSINGECVGGMDSKRLARLRAVYSQSTANNYPLHAAQLVRLGRYPHVDAGAPECPQFVEDVVSHALTLAGAARLAERDVTTLSGGEYARVQFARALAQIWPSASGHSPQRAAPRYLLLDEPTAALDLVHQHSLFSTVARLTREWHLGALAISHDCTLAARYADRLVLLADGKIVAAGTADEVIRSDLLEQCYGVKVDILHDPNRGGVLVVPSEQSTAAVNSTSFPT, from the coding sequence ATGCTGTCGATAAAAAACCTGCAGGTCGCGTGGCGCGACAACGCGATCCTTCAAGACGTGTCCTTATCGATTCGACCGGGCGAATTCGTCGTCGTGCTTGGTCGCAACGGAGCGGGAAAAAGCACGCTGCTCAAGGCGCTAGCGGGCGACTTCGCGTTGCGCGGCAAGACGGGTGCGGCATATCGCGCAGATCTGTCAATCAATGGCGAATGTGTCGGCGGAATGGATTCGAAGCGGCTCGCACGTCTGCGCGCGGTCTACTCGCAAAGCACCGCCAACAACTATCCGCTTCATGCTGCGCAGCTCGTCAGGCTCGGGCGCTATCCGCACGTTGACGCGGGAGCACCGGAGTGTCCGCAATTCGTGGAAGACGTAGTGAGCCACGCGCTCACGCTGGCGGGCGCCGCTCGTCTGGCAGAACGCGACGTCACGACGTTATCCGGTGGCGAGTATGCGCGCGTGCAGTTCGCTCGCGCACTCGCGCAGATCTGGCCGTCAGCGAGCGGACATTCACCGCAACGCGCCGCGCCTCGCTATCTGCTGCTCGACGAGCCGACGGCAGCACTGGATCTCGTGCATCAGCACAGTCTCTTTTCGACTGTCGCGCGACTCACACGCGAATGGCACCTCGGCGCACTCGCGATTTCACACGACTGCACGCTCGCGGCTCGTTACGCCGACCGGCTCGTGCTACTGGCAGATGGCAAAATCGTTGCGGCAGGCACGGCGGACGAAGTCATACGCTCCGATCTTCTGGAACAGTGCTATGGCGTGAAGGTCGATATCTTGCACGATCCCAATCGCGGTGGTGTTCTGGTCGTGCCGAGCGAACAGTCCACGGCCGCTGTGAATTCGACGTCTTTCCCGACATAA
- a CDS encoding VOC family protein: protein MSISFDMKIEIVVLPVSDVDRAKRFYGELGWRLDLDFTSSEGDYRVIQFTPPGSGCSIMFGKNMTAATPGSVQGIHLVVSDIVAARSELMGRGIEVSQPFHDVGGVFHHADGKCQEAGLNPDRKSYASYASFSDPDGNGWLLQEVTARLSADLELNDPRFTREVLAAIHGGTTA, encoded by the coding sequence ATGAGCATCAGTTTCGACATGAAGATCGAAATCGTCGTCCTTCCCGTCTCGGATGTCGATCGCGCAAAGCGCTTCTATGGCGAGCTGGGCTGGCGGCTCGATCTCGACTTCACATCCAGCGAGGGTGACTATCGCGTGATCCAGTTCACGCCGCCCGGCTCCGGATGTTCGATCATGTTCGGCAAGAACATGACGGCGGCAACACCTGGCTCGGTACAAGGGATTCATCTCGTCGTGTCGGACATCGTGGCTGCGCGGAGCGAACTGATGGGTCGTGGCATCGAGGTCAGCCAGCCGTTTCATGACGTAGGCGGCGTGTTCCATCATGCCGACGGAAAATGCCAGGAGGCTGGGCTGAATCCAGACCGGAAGAGCTACGCATCGTACGCGTCGTTTAGCGATCCCGACGGCAACGGCTGGCTGCTGCAGGAAGTGACCGCGCGATTGTCGGCAGACCTCGAGTTGAACGACCCGAGATTCACCCGCGAGGTGCTCGCCGCCATTCATGGCGGAACGACGGCTTGA
- a CDS encoding ABC transporter ATP-binding protein, with protein sequence MGMPSSKAADAAPAGRTRGRRAQELAGYASSPVSLLFRYVRLHPAQHAVILFGIVAAVGCSLGSQFAIRNLVDALPTGRAHPANVVHAFLVIIALLFADNLFWRIAGWVSVRTFVEVTGDVRRELFGYLVGHSTDYFSNVQPGTLASRISATANAVFTIENLTAWNALPPLLSVIGSVVLIGWISVWMALALVVISVCMTAFLFWLAKRGGERHVNFASRAASVDGEMVDVIGNMSTVRTFVATARECLRISSFLEQEMASREASLRHLEKLRLVHAVITVVLSCCLLGWVLWLWSQERATTGDVVLVSSLGFAILHGTRDLAVALVGMIQHLARLAEAAQSLLVPREMEEAVGVPSLQIRDANIDFENVTFSYPGRRRVLDHFSLHVDAGQRVGLVGPSGAGKTTILALLQRSFDPPPGLGAVCISGQRLSDISLGSLHDAVGVVPQDISLFNRSLLDNLRYGRPNATEDEVLQACENANSLDLIRSLPDGLQTNVGERGMRLSGGQRQRIAIARAFLKNAPILLLDEATSALDSESEAKIQDALDRLMKGRTVVAIAHRLSTLQNFDRIVVIQHGRLVDDGAPQELACRPGIYRDVLLRQERRTVGVHA encoded by the coding sequence ATGGGTATGCCGAGTTCAAAGGCTGCGGACGCCGCGCCAGCCGGGCGCACGCGCGGGCGGCGCGCACAGGAACTTGCGGGTTACGCGTCCAGTCCCGTGAGCCTGTTGTTCCGCTATGTTCGCCTGCATCCGGCACAACACGCGGTGATTCTCTTCGGCATCGTTGCCGCTGTCGGGTGCTCGCTAGGGTCTCAGTTCGCGATCAGGAACCTGGTCGACGCGCTGCCCACCGGCCGCGCGCATCCCGCGAACGTCGTCCACGCGTTTCTTGTCATCATTGCGCTGCTGTTCGCCGACAATCTGTTCTGGCGCATCGCGGGCTGGGTAAGCGTGCGGACCTTCGTCGAGGTCACGGGCGACGTGCGGCGCGAACTGTTCGGGTATCTGGTCGGTCATTCGACGGACTATTTCTCGAACGTGCAGCCCGGCACGCTCGCAAGCCGTATCTCCGCGACGGCCAATGCCGTATTCACGATCGAGAATCTGACAGCGTGGAATGCGCTGCCGCCGCTGCTTTCGGTCATCGGGTCCGTTGTGCTGATTGGCTGGATCAGCGTGTGGATGGCGCTTGCGCTTGTCGTCATTTCCGTCTGCATGACTGCCTTCCTGTTCTGGCTCGCGAAGCGCGGCGGCGAGCGTCATGTGAACTTTGCGTCGCGCGCCGCGTCTGTCGACGGCGAGATGGTGGACGTGATCGGCAATATGTCGACTGTGCGGACCTTTGTGGCGACGGCGCGCGAGTGTCTGCGTATCAGCAGTTTCCTCGAGCAGGAAATGGCGTCCCGCGAAGCGAGTCTGCGGCACCTCGAAAAGCTCAGACTGGTACACGCGGTCATTACGGTAGTGCTGTCATGCTGCCTGCTCGGCTGGGTGTTGTGGCTCTGGTCGCAGGAGCGTGCGACGACGGGTGACGTGGTGCTGGTCAGCTCGCTCGGCTTCGCGATTCTGCATGGCACGCGTGATCTTGCCGTGGCGCTTGTTGGCATGATCCAGCATCTGGCGCGGCTGGCCGAGGCAGCGCAATCGCTGCTCGTGCCGCGCGAGATGGAAGAGGCGGTCGGTGTCCCGAGCTTGCAGATCCGCGACGCGAATATCGACTTCGAGAACGTGACGTTCTCGTACCCCGGGCGCCGCCGCGTGCTGGATCATTTCAGTCTTCACGTCGACGCGGGCCAGCGTGTCGGTCTGGTCGGACCATCGGGTGCGGGCAAGACCACTATCCTGGCGTTACTGCAACGCTCATTCGATCCGCCGCCTGGCCTGGGAGCCGTGTGCATTTCGGGCCAGCGTCTTAGCGATATCAGTCTGGGCAGTCTGCACGATGCGGTCGGCGTCGTGCCGCAGGACATCTCACTGTTCAATCGTTCGTTGCTCGACAACCTGCGTTACGGCCGTCCCAACGCGACGGAAGACGAAGTGCTGCAAGCCTGTGAAAACGCGAATAGCCTCGACCTGATCCGATCGTTGCCGGACGGCTTGCAAACTAATGTTGGCGAGCGCGGGATGCGGCTATCAGGCGGGCAGCGGCAGCGCATCGCGATTGCGCGCGCGTTCCTGAAAAACGCGCCCATTCTGCTGCTCGACGAGGCGACGTCGGCGCTCGACAGCGAATCGGAAGCGAAGATTCAGGACGCGTTGGACCGGCTGATGAAGGGGCGCACCGTGGTGGCGATCGCGCATCGCTTGTCGACGTTGCAGAATTTCGATCGCATCGTGGTCATTCAGCACGGACGGCTGGTCGATGATGGCGCGCCCCAGGAGCTTGCATGCCGGCCTGGCATTTACCGCGATGTACTGCTGCGTCAGGAGCGTCGCACGGTGGGTGTGCATGCGTGA